In one window of Blastopirellula marina DNA:
- a CDS encoding WD40 repeat domain-containing protein: MKWQQLTSLIVIWLVCVPLIADDEDSTSDPLPDGAVMRLGTTRMQQSTWPTCVQFAPNDQVLATADYSGKIHFWDVATGKLLRESPTRKGQTFAFSPDGKTMAIGGHYNQAIALWDLKNHREIRELPQSAWALAFSSDGKMLASAGQDKIVRLWNANTGELIHEMKGHQSQLYAVAFSPNNRTLASAGGSGRRADDKEIRLWYVPTGRQYATLLDDNDRLNNLPDTVYSLAFSRDGKTLGACGPYVTRLWDVDQEQLLQRLEDCSYVVAFSPTEDRLVTGGNFGIYDSHTAKQKIKLAGQADNSGSVAYSHDGKWIASCNRDGFVQLWDAHTGKEIVKRFGHEGGVRAGAFSPDGTLIASISRQDATLRIWGTASGKELLKFPVPWQGSDVWWNEEGSSVWFAPYGREVLTWTYNQQVVYWRIATQDKHVQQLETGKSSYSYDDRAVVAAYSPDGQRMATSSHTHSSKLTVCVFELDGGRLLANIQPLAGISTSDAWVSSLALSPDGKLLAIGALNGSHRDKPGNSVQLWDLEKNKRIHHLRSATSPPGNVCFSPDGKLLATSSTIGAPVQVWRVSDGKEVAQFPAEIDFHGRDMAPLAFSPDGSLLAAADKDRVIYVWELATKKRTHTFTGHLKAVTSLAFSPDGKTLLSSSEDTTLLLWNVRGATDDYADKPLTVVEMTGYWQALADRDSDVATKATQALMNHSDQTVAWIETHLTAGPVLDEKEIPQLIQALENANPQTHLPAVAQLKRFGSAASPALFTALSKTSDRKFRQRIESILNLSGKFPKPPEQLQRLRAVSILEKLDNPTADAILKTIADHEPPTETSQEAQAALKRLDAYRRAPSAGRP; this comes from the coding sequence ATGAAGTGGCAACAACTGACCAGCCTGATCGTGATTTGGTTAGTTTGCGTTCCGCTGATCGCAGACGACGAGGATTCAACTTCCGATCCTCTGCCTGACGGGGCCGTGATGCGATTGGGGACGACGCGGATGCAGCAAAGCACTTGGCCGACCTGTGTCCAGTTTGCCCCCAACGATCAGGTCCTCGCCACGGCCGACTATAGTGGCAAGATTCATTTCTGGGATGTCGCGACCGGCAAGCTGCTTCGCGAATCGCCAACGAGAAAAGGTCAAACGTTTGCCTTTTCGCCCGATGGCAAGACGATGGCAATTGGCGGTCACTACAATCAAGCGATTGCCCTCTGGGATTTGAAGAATCACCGAGAGATTCGCGAGCTGCCGCAAAGTGCCTGGGCACTTGCCTTCTCCTCCGATGGCAAGATGCTTGCTTCTGCCGGTCAGGACAAAATCGTTCGCCTGTGGAATGCCAACACCGGTGAACTCATCCACGAAATGAAAGGGCATCAATCCCAGTTGTATGCCGTCGCGTTCTCTCCCAACAATCGCACGTTGGCTTCGGCTGGCGGCTCTGGACGACGGGCGGATGATAAAGAGATTCGACTGTGGTACGTCCCGACCGGTCGGCAGTATGCCACGCTGCTGGACGACAACGATCGATTGAACAATCTGCCGGATACCGTCTACTCGTTGGCATTTTCTCGCGATGGAAAAACGCTTGGTGCGTGCGGCCCGTACGTCACACGATTGTGGGATGTCGACCAGGAACAACTGCTGCAGCGGCTGGAGGATTGCTCTTACGTTGTGGCCTTTTCCCCGACGGAAGATCGCCTGGTGACCGGCGGGAATTTCGGCATCTACGATTCCCACACAGCGAAGCAGAAGATCAAGCTTGCCGGGCAAGCCGACAACAGCGGCAGCGTAGCGTATTCGCACGACGGCAAATGGATTGCCAGTTGCAACCGCGATGGCTTCGTCCAACTATGGGACGCACATACCGGCAAGGAAATTGTGAAACGATTCGGTCACGAAGGGGGCGTGCGGGCCGGAGCCTTTTCGCCCGATGGTACCTTGATCGCATCGATCAGTCGCCAAGATGCCACCCTGCGTATCTGGGGAACCGCCAGCGGCAAAGAGCTGCTGAAGTTTCCCGTCCCCTGGCAAGGTTCGGATGTTTGGTGGAACGAAGAGGGTTCAAGCGTCTGGTTCGCCCCATACGGTCGCGAAGTGTTGACCTGGACCTACAACCAACAAGTGGTCTACTGGCGAATCGCCACGCAAGACAAACATGTCCAGCAGTTGGAAACTGGAAAGTCATCGTATAGCTACGATGACCGTGCCGTCGTCGCTGCCTACTCGCCCGATGGTCAGCGGATGGCAACGTCCTCTCACACGCATAGTTCCAAATTAACCGTTTGCGTATTTGAACTGGATGGAGGGCGTCTGCTGGCCAACATTCAACCCCTTGCGGGAATCTCCACTTCCGACGCCTGGGTCAGTAGCCTGGCTCTCTCTCCCGATGGCAAGCTACTGGCGATCGGAGCACTTAATGGTTCTCACCGCGATAAGCCTGGCAACTCAGTTCAGCTTTGGGATCTGGAGAAGAACAAACGAATCCACCATCTCCGCTCGGCGACGTCTCCGCCTGGAAACGTCTGTTTCTCGCCCGATGGAAAGCTGCTGGCAACCAGCTCGACGATCGGTGCGCCGGTTCAAGTTTGGCGCGTAAGTGATGGCAAGGAAGTCGCCCAGTTCCCAGCTGAAATTGACTTCCACGGCCGCGACATGGCACCGCTGGCCTTCTCGCCCGACGGATCGCTACTGGCCGCGGCGGACAAGGACCGAGTGATCTACGTCTGGGAATTAGCCACGAAGAAGAGAACCCACACCTTTACCGGCCACCTGAAAGCAGTCACCTCGCTGGCATTCTCGCCCGATGGCAAGACGCTCCTTTCCAGCAGCGAGGATACCACGCTGCTGTTGTGGAATGTCCGCGGTGCCACCGACGACTATGCCGACAAACCGCTGACCGTCGTCGAGATGACCGGCTACTGGCAGGCCCTCGCCGACCGCGACAGCGATGTCGCCACCAAGGCAACCCAAGCACTGATGAACCATTCCGACCAAACGGTTGCATGGATCGAAACCCACCTGACTGCCGGACCGGTCCTCGATGAAAAGGAAATCCCCCAGCTGATTCAGGCACTGGAAAACGCGAATCCTCAGACACACCTTCCCGCGGTAGCACAACTCAAACGCTTCGGCTCGGCGGCATCGCCGGCGCTGTTCACCGCGTTGTCGAAAACGAGCGACCGTAAATTCCGTCAGCGAATCGAGAGCATCCTCAATCTCTCCGGCAAATTCCCCAAGCCGCCAGAGCAGCTACAAAGACTGCGGGCGGTCTCGATCCTCGAGAAGCTCGACAACCCAACCGCCGATGCTATTTTGAAAACGATTGCCGACCATGAGCCACCAACCGAGACCAGCCAGGAAGCTCAAGCAGCGCTCAAGCGATTGGACGCGTATCGCCGCGCTCCATCGGCAGGCCGTCCGTAA
- the bioD gene encoding dethiobiotin synthase gives MDRKPPRGLFITGNNTGVGKTHVAGLIARSLTNAGLRVGVYKPAASGLVENDGKWLSEDVQTLWEASGKIWDTQHICPQTFHAPLAPHLSARAEGKEVDTRLLRTGFDYWKQQQADQKCDFLLVEGAGGLLSPMSDDDYVFDLALEFGLPLIIVAANRLGMINETLQTLLTAKTYQKGLPVAGIVLNDLQPEASDVSRTTNRTELARRTPTPILTHVPFGAKQFPNQVDWLSLSGTPLSA, from the coding sequence ATGGACAGAAAACCACCAAGAGGACTCTTTATTACCGGAAATAATACGGGCGTCGGCAAGACCCACGTGGCCGGTTTGATTGCCCGCAGCCTGACAAATGCGGGCCTCCGCGTGGGTGTGTATAAACCAGCAGCAAGCGGATTGGTCGAAAACGACGGGAAGTGGCTCTCGGAAGATGTTCAAACTTTGTGGGAAGCCTCTGGGAAGATTTGGGACACCCAGCACATCTGCCCGCAAACGTTTCATGCCCCGCTTGCCCCCCACCTGTCTGCCCGGGCCGAAGGGAAGGAAGTGGATACTCGCCTACTGCGGACCGGCTTCGACTATTGGAAGCAGCAGCAAGCCGACCAGAAGTGCGATTTCCTGCTGGTCGAAGGGGCCGGAGGACTGCTATCACCCATGTCCGACGACGATTACGTCTTCGACCTGGCCTTGGAGTTCGGTCTGCCGCTGATCATCGTCGCGGCCAATCGGCTGGGGATGATCAACGAAACGCTGCAAACGCTGCTCACCGCTAAGACTTACCAGAAAGGCCTTCCGGTGGCTGGCATCGTGCTGAATGATTTGCAGCCCGAGGCCAGCGACGTCAGCCGCACCACCAACCGCACCGAGCTGGCCCGCCGCACCCCAACGCCGATTTTGACGCATGTTCCTTTTGGCGCGAAGCAGTTTCCCAACCAGGTCGACTGGCTCTCGCTATCAGGCACACCCCTCTCGGCGTAA
- a CDS encoding agmatine/peptidylarginine deiminase: MSDRLTPKQQQYRWPAEWEPHIGTLLSWPHNRDSWPGKFEPVPGVYKQLVAALCEVEDVHILAAAGDILTQAEDLVGHLPNVFIHAIPTNDAWARDHGPSFLQAPKGKPWMAVDWNYNAWGGKYPPWDNDQAVPERLSEKLGFGRFQPGIVMEGGAVDGNGAGLVLSTTECLLNPNRNPHLSQEQTEKYLYDYLCAEKILWLHHGIAGDDTDGHIDELARFVGLGTVVAAYEEDASDENYEGLQQNFKDLEAMTDLNGQPLEVLPLHMPKAKYQDDQRLPASYCNFYIANGIVIVPQFGDDADEKACNTLQQCFPDRKIVPIDAIDLVWGLGAFHCISQQIMK; this comes from the coding sequence ATGAGCGATCGGTTGACCCCTAAACAACAACAGTACCGATGGCCTGCCGAGTGGGAACCGCACATCGGCACGCTCCTTTCGTGGCCGCACAATCGCGACTCGTGGCCGGGCAAGTTCGAGCCGGTGCCAGGCGTGTACAAGCAGCTGGTCGCTGCGCTATGCGAAGTCGAGGATGTGCATATCCTGGCCGCAGCCGGTGACATTCTGACGCAGGCCGAAGACCTGGTAGGGCATCTGCCGAATGTTTTCATTCACGCGATCCCCACTAACGATGCCTGGGCACGTGACCACGGCCCGAGTTTTCTCCAGGCACCCAAGGGCAAACCGTGGATGGCGGTCGATTGGAACTACAATGCCTGGGGCGGCAAGTATCCGCCGTGGGATAACGATCAAGCGGTTCCGGAACGCCTGTCCGAGAAGCTCGGCTTCGGCCGGTTTCAGCCGGGCATCGTGATGGAAGGAGGAGCCGTCGACGGCAACGGGGCTGGGCTCGTCTTGAGCACGACCGAGTGCTTGTTGAACCCCAACCGGAACCCGCATCTGTCGCAGGAGCAGACCGAGAAGTATCTGTACGATTACTTGTGCGCCGAGAAGATTCTGTGGCTGCACCATGGAATCGCCGGGGACGATACCGACGGCCACATCGACGAACTGGCCCGCTTCGTAGGACTGGGGACCGTAGTGGCCGCTTATGAAGAGGATGCCAGCGACGAGAACTACGAAGGCCTGCAGCAGAACTTTAAAGACTTGGAAGCAATGACCGACCTGAATGGTCAGCCGCTGGAAGTCCTGCCGCTGCACATGCCTAAGGCCAAGTACCAGGACGACCAACGCCTGCCGGCCAGCTACTGCAACTTTTACATTGCTAACGGGATCGTCATCGTCCCGCAGTTTGGTGATGATGCCGATGAGAAGGCGTGTAATACCTTGCAGCAGTGCTTCCCCGATCGCAAGATCGTGCCGATCGACGCGATTGACCTGGTGTGGGGACTGGGTGCGTTCCACTGCATCTCGCAGCA
- a CDS encoding vWA domain-containing protein, with translation MKKIWILTPLLLGVAMVGCSGQPQSQIGARADRAAGSTNETTSQLSTVDESLTQRPLEEFEPAENIDMPVELKDAESDFMELSRKGQQQGQAGMSGSGPAADHPFMDDDAGGYGGKALQGMAEESKPAADSLSSQLDGQPTSGERDARRLKITASKQLPRLEKNVKELEQVHDYKYAAPGEEAKKSDLAKAKTEAPEAFMEMPGPAVGDPAARVASNPVPATKPAESNRARGVETRESQFGVELQGLDVEAGFAPGMLREALGKGPGEGGDKFDVIEENNFIAVADQPLSTFSIDVDTASYSKIRSYLNQFGQLPPRDSVRVEELVNYFTYDYATPTDEHPFAANVEVASCPWNPANRLVRVGIKGKEVDTDERPASNLVFLLDVSGSMNNPNKLPLLKKGMKMLVDQLGENDKVSIVVYAGAAGMVLEPTYGYEKATILAALDRLQAGGSTNGGQGIQLAYKTATENFIQGGTNRVILCTDGDFNVGETSTGGLVGMAAEQAKKNIYLSVMGFGIGNHNDSMLEQLSNKANGNYSFIDNEKEARKVLVEQMSGTLLTIAKDVKIQIEFNPKKVASYRLVGYENRLLAAQDFNDDKKDAGEIGAGHTVTAFYEIVPAKGDGNTEVAAVDPKVDELKYQTKPETTEAADTNELMTLKLRYKQPEGDVSTLMTYPVVDSGNKFNQATGDFQFASAVAMFALKLRGSHFHHETNFAEIEELVASNVDGPGSSYREEFLDMIRQVERIQK, from the coding sequence ATGAAAAAGATATGGATTCTCACGCCCCTTCTGCTGGGCGTCGCGATGGTCGGATGCAGCGGTCAGCCTCAGTCCCAAATCGGGGCTCGAGCCGATCGAGCCGCTGGCTCAACCAACGAAACCACCTCTCAGTTGAGCACCGTCGACGAGTCACTCACCCAGCGACCGCTGGAAGAATTTGAACCGGCTGAAAACATCGACATGCCGGTCGAACTGAAAGACGCGGAAAGCGATTTCATGGAGTTGAGTCGCAAGGGTCAGCAGCAAGGACAAGCCGGCATGTCTGGCTCGGGGCCGGCTGCGGATCACCCATTTATGGACGATGACGCCGGCGGATACGGTGGTAAAGCGCTGCAAGGCATGGCCGAGGAAAGCAAGCCTGCTGCGGATAGCCTGAGTTCCCAGCTCGATGGCCAGCCGACGTCGGGCGAACGAGATGCACGACGCCTCAAAATCACGGCGAGCAAACAACTGCCTCGCTTGGAAAAGAACGTCAAAGAACTTGAGCAAGTGCATGATTACAAATACGCAGCACCTGGCGAGGAAGCGAAGAAATCGGACCTCGCCAAAGCCAAAACGGAAGCCCCGGAAGCTTTCATGGAAATGCCTGGTCCTGCCGTCGGCGATCCTGCGGCCCGCGTAGCCAGCAATCCGGTGCCTGCCACCAAGCCAGCCGAAAGCAACCGTGCCCGCGGTGTTGAGACACGCGAGTCGCAGTTTGGCGTTGAGCTGCAAGGATTGGATGTCGAAGCTGGTTTCGCGCCAGGTATGTTACGAGAAGCGCTTGGCAAGGGTCCTGGTGAAGGTGGCGACAAGTTTGACGTGATCGAAGAGAACAACTTCATCGCGGTCGCCGATCAGCCTCTGTCGACTTTCTCGATCGACGTCGACACGGCCAGCTACTCGAAGATTCGATCTTACTTGAACCAGTTCGGTCAGCTGCCACCGCGCGATTCGGTTCGCGTCGAAGAGCTGGTCAATTACTTCACCTACGACTACGCCACCCCGACCGACGAGCACCCATTCGCCGCGAACGTTGAAGTGGCCAGCTGCCCCTGGAACCCAGCCAATCGCCTGGTTCGCGTTGGCATCAAGGGGAAAGAAGTCGATACGGATGAACGACCAGCCAGCAACCTCGTCTTTCTGCTGGACGTCTCTGGCTCGATGAACAATCCCAACAAGCTGCCGCTGCTGAAGAAGGGCATGAAGATGCTCGTCGATCAGCTGGGCGAGAACGACAAGGTTTCGATCGTCGTTTACGCCGGTGCCGCTGGCATGGTGTTGGAACCCACCTATGGTTACGAGAAGGCCACAATCCTGGCGGCACTCGATCGTCTGCAAGCTGGTGGTTCGACCAACGGCGGACAAGGCATTCAGCTGGCCTATAAGACCGCAACTGAGAACTTCATCCAAGGTGGCACCAACCGCGTGATCCTCTGCACCGACGGCGACTTCAACGTCGGCGAAACGAGCACCGGCGGGCTGGTCGGTATGGCTGCCGAACAAGCCAAGAAGAACATCTACCTCAGCGTGATGGGCTTCGGCATCGGCAACCACAACGACTCGATGCTGGAACAGCTCTCGAACAAGGCCAACGGCAACTACTCGTTCATCGACAACGAGAAGGAAGCCCGCAAGGTGTTGGTCGAACAGATGAGCGGTACCCTGCTGACGATCGCCAAGGACGTGAAGATCCAGATCGAGTTCAATCCGAAAAAGGTCGCTTCGTACCGCCTGGTCGGTTACGAAAACCGCCTGCTCGCCGCTCAAGACTTCAACGACGATAAGAAAGACGCCGGTGAAATCGGAGCTGGGCACACGGTAACCGCCTTCTACGAAATCGTCCCTGCCAAGGGTGACGGCAACACCGAAGTCGCCGCCGTCGATCCGAAGGTGGACGAACTGAAGTATCAGACCAAGCCTGAGACAACCGAAGCGGCCGACACCAATGAACTGATGACCTTGAAGCTCCGCTACAAGCAGCCAGAGGGAGACGTCAGCACGCTGATGACTTACCCGGTGGTTGATAGCGGTAACAAGTTCAACCAGGCCACCGGCGACTTCCAGTTCGCTTCGGCCGTGGCGATGTTCGCCTTGAAGCTTCGCGGAAGCCACTTCCATCATGAAACCAACTTCGCCGAGATCGAAGAACTGGTCGCCTCGAACGTCGACGGTCCAGGCTCCTCGTACCGCGAAGAATTCCTCGACATGATTCGCCAGGTTGAACGCATTCAAAAGTAA
- a CDS encoding carbon-nitrogen hydrolase, which produces MSKPDKVNVAVVQMTCSGNKEENVSKAIAKIAEAAQQGANIVCLQELFPGLYFCQTEDHIQFLQAEPIPGPTSDRIQAAAKEHGVVVVASLFEKRAEGLFHNTAAVFDADGEMLGIYRKMHIPDDPHYYEKFYFTPGDIGFRTFDTKFGRVGVCICWDQWFPEAARLTALTGAQILIYPTAIGWLHPEKEEYGPAQVSAWETMMRSHAIANGVFVAAPNRVGIEDNIEFWGHSFVVDPTGTLLEVASHDQEETLIVECNLAQIEFSRTHWPFLRDRRIDAYGGLTKRFIDGDITS; this is translated from the coding sequence ATGAGCAAACCGGACAAGGTCAACGTTGCCGTCGTGCAGATGACATGCAGCGGCAACAAAGAAGAGAATGTCAGCAAAGCGATCGCCAAGATCGCTGAGGCCGCCCAGCAGGGCGCGAACATCGTGTGCCTGCAAGAGCTGTTCCCCGGTCTCTACTTCTGCCAGACCGAGGACCACATTCAGTTCCTGCAAGCCGAACCGATCCCCGGTCCGACCAGCGATCGCATTCAAGCCGCCGCCAAAGAGCACGGAGTGGTGGTCGTCGCTTCGCTGTTCGAGAAGCGAGCCGAAGGATTATTTCATAACACGGCTGCTGTGTTCGATGCGGATGGAGAGATGCTGGGCATCTATCGCAAGATGCACATCCCCGACGACCCGCACTACTACGAGAAGTTTTACTTCACGCCGGGCGATATCGGCTTCCGCACGTTCGATACGAAGTTCGGCCGCGTGGGCGTGTGCATTTGCTGGGATCAATGGTTCCCCGAAGCAGCACGTCTAACGGCGCTGACGGGCGCTCAGATTCTGATTTACCCAACGGCCATCGGCTGGCTGCATCCTGAGAAGGAAGAGTACGGTCCGGCCCAGGTCTCGGCGTGGGAAACGATGATGCGCAGCCACGCGATCGCCAACGGTGTGTTTGTCGCCGCGCCGAATCGCGTGGGCATTGAAGACAACATCGAGTTCTGGGGACATTCGTTCGTGGTCGACCCGACCGGTACGCTGCTGGAAGTGGCTTCGCACGATCAGGAGGAGACTCTGATTGTCGAGTGCAACCTGGCTCAGATCGAGTTCTCGCGCACGCATTGGCCCTTCCTGCGTGATCGTCGTATCGACGCTTACGGCGGGCTGACCAAGCGATTCATCGACGGGGATATCACCTCATGA